In Chitinivorax sp. PXF-14, the DNA window CTGGGCCTCGGCGACGGCAGCACGCAGCCCGGCGGCATCGCCAGCCTGTGCGCTGACCAGTGCCTGCACTTCCTGGGCGAAGAAGCATTCATATGCATCGGCGCCGTTTTCCCGGCAAATCGCCAGGCATTCCTCGGTGTGCCAGCGCGCCTGCTCGGTGTTGCCAACACGAAGCTGGACACGCGCCAGCCGGTATTCGGCGCGCTCGGCCTCGAGCCAGCCGCCGGCCAGCGCCCAGAACTGGCGCGCCGCCCCCGCTGCCGCGAGCATCGCGTCGCGCTCGGCGGCGGCAAGCCGGGGCCGGCTTTCCAGCGCGCAGGCGAGATTGTTGCTGGTCACCGCCAGCGTGCGCAGCGCCGGGTCGCCGGCCTCGAAGCCAAGCTGGGCCAGCGACAGCGCCTCGTCGAAACACGGCATGGCGGCCTCGATCAGCCCCTGCGCGGCCAGCGCCGAGGCGGCCCCGCACCAGGCGCGGGCTTGGTCCGACAGGCTCAGCTCGCCGACCTCGCGGCGCAGGCCTGCTGCCAGTTCGAGCGCCGCGCGCGAGCGTTGCAGCTCGGCCCCGGCCTGCCCCGCCGGCTGGGCGCGCAGCCTGTCCAGGCGCTCGATACCGGCCAGCCACTGGCCCAGGTGCTCGCCGTAGACGTGGGTGATCAGCCGCGCCAGCGCAGCGCCATCGTCGGCGCCGCCGAGCAGCGCGAAGCCCAGCTCGTCGATGCGCCGCGCGACGGCGAGCGGCGCCTCGGCGTGCTCGGCCCAGGCCTGCCGCACGAAATGGTCGAAATCCAGTACGGCGCCTTGTCCAGCCATGTCCTTACCAGTCTGCGATGCCATAGTTGTCCGTGATTTTCTTGAGTTCGCCCGACTGCCTGAGCTGCCGGATGCCTTGGTCGAGAATGACTGCAAGCCGCTTCGAGCGCTCCGGGTTCGCCTGCGACAGCCCGACGGCCAGCCTCTCGGCGCCGAGACAGCCGGCCTGGCGGAAGTTGTTGGCGATGATCCCGCTCTTGAGATTGAAGTGATAGACATCGGACGTGATGATCACGACATCGGTGCGCTTGCGCGCCAGAAACGTGAAGATACGCGAGGTGTAGCCCTTGCCGTCGGAAAACTGCTGGGTCGGGGTGCGCCGGGCGTTGCGCTCGAAGAAGGCTTCCAGCTCGCCCAGCCCCGAATCCTTGAGGAAGGCCACGCGCCGGCCGAGCAGGTCTTCCGGCCTGGCGTATTTCCATGGGTCGTCCTTGCGCACATACAGGCAGTATTCCTGGTAGCCGACCGCCTCGCGCGGGAACAGGAATTGCGGATACTCGGCGACCGTCGGCGTCAGCAGGCCATCGAACGAGCCCTGCTGCGTCTCCGCCAGCGCCCGCCCCCATGGGCGATATTCGATCACATAGGGGACTTTTTCGAGGCGCAGCGCACGCTCGACGATGTCGACGATGTAGCCCTTGTGCGGGGTGCCGCTTTCGCAATGCTGCGGGCACCAGTCATCGGCCACCAGCCGCACCGGCCGCTCGGAGAACGGCTCGCCGCCATCCAGGCCCGACGCGGCCTGACTCGCCAGCAGCAGGAATACCAGCGCCGCTGCCAGGCGCAACGGCCTCTTCTC includes these proteins:
- a CDS encoding substrate-binding periplasmic protein: MPGAEKRPLRLAAALVFLLLASQAASGLDGGEPFSERPVRLVADDWCPQHCESGTPHKGYIVDIVERALRLEKVPYVIEYRPWGRALAETQQGSFDGLLTPTVAEYPQFLFPREAVGYQEYCLYVRKDDPWKYARPEDLLGRRVAFLKDSGLGELEAFFERNARRTPTQQFSDGKGYTSRIFTFLARKRTDVVIITSDVYHFNLKSGIIANNFRQAGCLGAERLAVGLSQANPERSKRLAVILDQGIRQLRQSGELKKITDNYGIADW